The Citrus sinensis cultivar Valencia sweet orange chromosome 4, DVS_A1.0, whole genome shotgun sequence DNA segment CGAGCTTCCTACAacgctttaattttattggagCATCTATTAACCCATGGACCAAAAAGAATTGCAGAAGAGTTTCAAAGTGATCATGAAGATGTTATTAAGCAGATGGGCAACTTTCAATATATTGACGAGAAAGGGTTTGTTATATGTGTTACATTCTTCATCAATCATTCACGTTTTgatttcatgaaaatataaacattcGTTTCCGTTTCTGGGTTTCTCATGCAGATTCAACTGGGGGTCGAGTGTTACAAAGTTATCACAGAGGATATTAGAACTGCTGCAAAGCGAGCAGCTACTCACAGAAGAGAGAGCACGAGCTCGGAAGCTAACGAGAGAGATCAAAGGATTTGGGAGCTTCAGCAAGAGATCTTCTTCAGATGATTATGATAGTTTCAGAGACTCGTTTATGAGAAGATACGGGAGATCGAGTTCTtactataattattatcaGAATCAACGTAACAAATTCTTGGACTTAAAAGAGAGTTTGTTGATCGATAAAAGCAACGAGAAGGAAGAAAATTCCATCAAGAAAGCACTGCCGGAAAAGCCAAGGAAGAATTGGATCACAGAGAAACATCTATTCTTCGACAATGATGAGCTTGGAACCAAAACATCATTGCTTTCTGATACAGATTGAAGTTTAGGAAACAGGAAAAATTAGGATTCATGAAGATAGTGAATGAAGTGAGTATGTGTGGA contains these protein-coding regions:
- the LOC102620192 gene encoding ENTH domain-containing protein C794.11c-like codes for the protein MLNILSNNSIMASPIFHNFKTQASFYFKEKIRTARLAITDVTLAELLTEEATNGNPWPPDTRTMNIISRAAFEVDDYWRIVEILHQRLLKFDKKNWRASYNALILLEHLLTHGPKRIAEEFQSDHEDVIKQMGNFQYIDEKGFNWGSSVTKLSQRILELLQSEQLLTEERARARKLTREIKGFGSFSKRSSSDDYDSFRDSFMRRYGRSSSYYNYYQNQRNKFLDLKESLLIDKSNEKEENSIKKALPEKPRKNWITEKHLFFDNDELGTKTSLLSDTD